From a single Carassius gibelio isolate Cgi1373 ecotype wild population from Czech Republic chromosome A18, carGib1.2-hapl.c, whole genome shotgun sequence genomic region:
- the LOC127934535 gene encoding uncharacterized protein LOC127934535 produces the protein MGPVEGQCCGSCPSLPPIIIPSMDSVELCTTQEDGCLSTDGEMGYPEAQAMDEYPVQRKGDRLPFQIFPDPVEVVLSTEGCLTCTPQGKERLPSIVVEPTDVSEVESGELRWPPEDMDFDEDEDLFLEQCIPPANIADWGEDEEESSIIENHQQNTSLLDLQTDDFRDDTPTLPPESASSLN, from the exons ATGGGGCCTGTGGAGGGGCAGTGCTGTGGGAGCTGCCCCTCTCTGCCCCCTATTATCATACCCAGCATGGACAGCGTGGAGCTCTGCACCACCCAAGAGGATGGATGCCTTTCCACAGATGG AGAGATGGGGTACCCAGAAGCCCAGGCCATGGATGAATATCCAGTTCAGAGAAAAGGGGACAGACTGCCCTTTCAG ATCTTTCCAGATCCAGTGGAAGTAGTTTTGAGTACTGAAGGCTGTCTGACCTGCACGCCGCAGGGGAAGGAGCGCCTGCCGTCCATCGTGGTGGAGCCGACTGACGTCAGCGAGGTGGAGAGCGGGGAGCTGCGCTGGCCTCCAGAAGACATGGACTtcgatgaagatgaagatctgTTCTTGGAGCAGTGCATCCCACCTGCTAACATCGCTGACTGGGGGGAGGATGAGGAAGAGAGCTCTATTATTGAAAACCACCAGCAGAACACTTCTCTGTTAG ATCTTCAAACAGATGACTTCAGGGACGACACCCCGACTCTACCTCCAGAGAGTGCTTCATCTCTGAACTGA
- the LOC127934532 gene encoding C5a anaphylatoxin chemotactic receptor 1-like: MGEADISTDYSNIDWWEGNPNSTPFVLPTEPPLSRIGSRHWFALVCYLIVFLLGVPGNALVVWVTAFRMPNSVNAQWFLNLAIADLLCCLSLPLLMVPLAQDQHWPYGALGCKLLSGLLYMMMYCSVLLLVVISLDRFLLVTRPVWCQNHRNTRQARCVCLVVWILSLLAGSPQFAHMEIHKESNTKTSCKGIYSDAGYAWSVTLTRCFLSFLLPFLIICISHWKVFRATSSGRSNDKSARTLRVILALVLSFFLCWLPLNIVDIMMLMTEGQSESFIANLNLAHVLTLCLAYINSCLNPLLYVCLGRGFKENLISSLRSVLHFASEAPIHRISTTAISKSTTDGFRERPL, translated from the coding sequence ATGGGGGAAGCTGACATTTCAACTGATTATTCTAATATCGACTGGTGGGAGGGGAATCCAAACTCCACCCCTTTTGTGCTCCCCACTGAACCGCCACTGTCCAGGATTGGTTCCCGGCACTGGTTCGCTCTGGTCTGCTACCTCATTGTGTTCCTGCTGGGTGTCCCGGGGAACGCTCTGGTGGTGTGGGTGACCGCGTTCCGAATGCCGAACTCTGTGAACGCACAGTGGTTTCTGAATCTGGCCATCGCGGATCTGCTGTGCTGCTTATCGCTGCCTCTCCTCATGGTGCCGCTCGCCCAGGACCAGCACTGGCCTTATGGTGCTTTAGGTTGCAAATTACTCAGTGGTTTGCTCTACATGATGATGTACTGCAGCGTTCTGCTCCTGGTCGTGATCAGCTTGGACCGTTTCCTTCTGGTGACCAGACCGGTGTGGTGCCAGAACCACAGGAACACGAGGCAGGCCCGCTGCGTCTGTTTGGTCGTCTGGATTCTCTCTCTCCTGGCTGGTTCTCCTCAGTTTGCTCACATGGAAATCCATAAAGAGAGCAATACTAAAACATCATGCAAAGGCATCTACAGTGACGCAGGTTATGCATGGTCTGTAACTCTTACCCGCTGTTTTCTGTCTTTTCTGCTGCCTTTCCTGATCATCTGCATCAGCCATTGGAAGGTTTTCCGCGCAACGAGCTCTGGACGAAGCAACGACAAGTCGGCCCGGACGCTACGTGTCATCCTGGCATTGGTGCTCAGCTTCTTTCTGTGCTGGCTTCCTTTGAACATCGTGGATATTATGATGTTAATGACAGAAGGACAATCAGAAAGTTTTATAGCCAACCTGAATCTAGCCCATGTGCTGACACTCTGCTTGGCTTACATTAACAGCTGTCTGAACCCGCTGCTCTATGTATGTCTTGGCCGCGGTTTTAAGGAAAATCTGATTAGCTCGCTGCGAAGTGTGCTTCACTTCGCATCTGAGGCACCAATTCATAGAATCAGCACGACTGCCATCAGTAAGTCAACCACAGACGGGTTCAGAGAGAGGCCCTTGTGA